ATTAAATCAACTGTGCCTGAGTTTTCTTCTCCAGCGCATGCACTTTTGTTGGAGCTGTATTAACCGAAATGCGCGCCGTCCGCCACAACAATGCGTGTCCCTTGTACTACATGCCAACAAACTCGAACGTTTATGGCTTTCCGGCTCTGTAACGGAGCTCCGTTTACTGTCGTCGACATAACGGAGCACGCCTGAAGATGGTGTCAAACTACGCTGGCAAGAATCAGCGCATGCTCTTTCAAACTAAGCCCGACCTCCTTCCTGTCCGCTGAGAGTCCGCGTTCGCAGCGACGAGTCTTTTAAAGGCACCTTTCAAGGAAGCTTTGTAGCGCACTCGCAGCACGCATAGGGAAACGTACGTGCGTGATGTCCTAAACGAGCTTCTTCCGAGGCCAGCAGTAAAAAATAACGAAAAGCGATAGACATCAACCATGCGCATATGTACTCCGGCACTGAAGAAGCAGCAAACGGGGCTGCACATTGTATATGTGGGCCACGTCTTGTGTACCGTGAACTGGTATGTACCTAAAGTTGGAATCTACTTTGGATTCCAATAGAATGCGGCACCCTGATTTTTCGTTGTTCTTTTTTCGGATTCGTTAACGGTATAGACAACGGAAATGCTTTGTTTGCTTGCTCGTCAATGCTTGACGGACGACATGTAGATGATAACAAAAAACGCTTCTTCTATAAGAGGAAGCTTGCTACCCGCTTAGCGCAGCTCTTTGCCGAGTTTCAGTACATGTATTCACTTCGCACTCACCAGAATAAGTTACTTACTACATGGGGAATTATGTGACCACATGAACATTAACTGCATCGGAGGGAGCAATTAACTTCTCAGTCGTATCTCATAATACCGTCGATTTGCACTTGATGACCTGGAAGTAAACTCGTGGTTTCTCTTGCCGACAGCACGAAGACGGGAACTCGCAGCGCCGTTCTTATGCGTGTAATTTTATAGGCATCGAACTGTGACCCACGGACGATTACACGAATCAAACACTTCTTTCGCAACTTACTACGATACGTGCACAATGGCAGGATGCTTGCCAATAGATTGCTGTAGTCGATAACATTTATCACGAGATGACTCACACGTACGCATGCCACAGGCGTTTTGTGCGCAACAACGGGTCAACGCTATGCGACAAGCCCCGCGAAGGTGTCGGTTACCGTCATAGGTTTAAGTTCAGTATGACCACAATGCCACAAGGAAGTCTTTGTGGTTGGGATCCGCACAAGGGACAGCGACGTAAAGAGCGAGAGGACAATCAAGGCGTTGAATTCACAGCCAGTTGGTCGTTCAGCGCTGGTTCGACCAGTTggtatagtttagcgggtttctTGTCGCTCTctgtcgctgggctttgcgtcgTTTCCGACCATGAATCTTTAACCAACTTGCCCGATTCGCTAATCTTCCTAATCTTTGTGGTGGTCATCTTCTGAGTGTTTAATTTCTCGTGCACGTAAACGGCATTCCATCAAACGACAATCCCTGTAGCTCTTACACAACGATACACATTTTGCTAGCCGATGATTAAGCTTGTTAATTGACACGCGAAGATATTCAAATGCGAAAATAAGTAGACATAGGAAGCTGACTTTAAATTGTTATGCAATAAGCATCACTAAACTACCGTAAGCTGAATACCGTCTGAAAATCAGCAAATCTGCCATCAAAATCGTTCTTTAACATCTTCATCGAAAGCATACAAGGCCAAGTACAAAAGCGAGTTTTGTATCACTTACAAAACAAAGTCCAGCGCAGTGCTCCGCCTTACAACTTAATGTTACGTGCGAGATAAATTTGTCTCTCCCAGAGAAAACAATTCCAGAACAGTGTAAAAAGCAATCACACAGTCGCAACTGAGGCTAGGCATGTAGCACGGAATAAATAGCAAGAGACAGGGATACGTAATGAACAAACGTTCATTCCTTTAATTATCATCACTTCTCTCTTCCTGTACAATTCCCGCATATGGGATGACTTCTTCCAAATCGGCCTCGCCGActggcaaaaataaaataaacacggCACAAAGGACACACAGTTTGTTCATTCGCTCACGTTAATCTTTTCCCGAAACGAGCCATGAGAGACAGTCTTTGAGGAGGCGCACGTTCCCGAAAAGGCGCGCCAACAATATGAGGAACTTACATCAACTCTTTAGCAGAGCTTTGAAATACTGATTCGAGATTCGTCAATCGCTAAAACGAAATCTGGTGACCTCTCAGAGGGCTCGGCACTATTTGATCAGGCACTCGCGCACATACAGGAAACGAGAGGGTCTCGGCAAGACAACGGGGTATAGGACAACTGTCATTGCCAGTACCGGTTTGCGTGTACTTACAAAAGTATTGGTGCACCGCGAGGTGGGATGGTTTTCTCTGCAGTTGCGACATTTGTTTGTTTCTAGACCTGGGACGGCAACCCACACACACActtcatacacacacgcacacacgcaaggCACGCCGTCCTACGGAGACAGGCAAATGACAGCAACAAATAACAGCAACGCTATGTACAAGTTCCTGAGGAAAGGGGCGGTTCGACGCTCTCTTTTCCGAGTCGACATCACAAGCTCAAATCTTTTCTTCCGAGTAACCCGACTCGTCCGACACGTTATCCGACTCCTCGTCCACTGTCTCGTCGATCGAGTTCAGCGGCCGCCTCCGCAGCTGAGGATTGGGCATGTCCTCCACAGAGTCCGAGTCCACAGAGTCCGTCTCGCGCACACCAACACCGAGCATGAAGTGATCCGACAGCGAGTCCAAGTCGGCGTCGGTCACCACGTCCGACGTGGATTCATGCTCCGAGCCAGTGGTGATGAGGTCGTCCTCGTCGCCaaagtcttcgtcctcttcgtcttcttcgatGGACGTGAGCTTGGGCGCACTCCGGGATCTCTCGAGCGGCGCCCTGAAGTTGCTGGATCCCGTGCTGAGCATTTGTTTCCTGCGGGGCATCGCCGGCTGCTCGTAGATGCTGCCCAGCGAAAGCCTGGCTTTCTGCCGGCTCAGTTTCTCGCGCTTGAACTCTTGGAGCGCCGCGGCGAGCTTTTGGTTGAGCTGCGTGGTCATTTGACGCGCCACTTCCTCCTTGACGCACAGGACGGCGTGGCAGCGAAGCTCCTGCTTCATTTTGCGCCCTTCGTGCCTGTATATCCAACAGAAGATCTTGGGGTGCGTGGACACCGACGTGCAGTGGGTGATGCGACTAGCCCAGTACTCCGTGAGCCCGTGCTCTTTGGTGACGGCCTTGAGACCCGAGTTGCACACGGTCAGCTTCATGTGGATGTCTTGCTTGACGTTGGTGCAGTAGTTCTTCCACAGCGTGGCCAGAGGCTTGTCCACGCAACCTTCTCCCTTGGCCCAGGGAGTGAGAACGTTGCCCAGATAGACCACCTTGTACGTCGGGTCATACTCGGTGATGGTGACGGACTTCTTGTTCCAGAACTTGTTGAACATCGGAGGCCACGAGGACGACATGGCGGCCTCTCTCCACGTGAAGGTGTTTCTGAAAGCGAACTTTCTTTGTGCTGGCTGACGACAGTCGCTGGTTCACGTGAGACGCGTCCCGCGTCAGTCTTCTATGGCATGGCGTTGCGGCGCACGCCGCTGTCTTTGGACGAAGAGATACGCCTTCACTAGGAAGCGCGCACGGCTTGACGCGCCGCAGAAATAGCCACTTGTCTCCCCCGAGAGCGTTCCCCCCGACGCGCCCCACACAGTCGACGGCAGCAAAACTGCCCCGCGTGCGCCACCGAGGAGACCAC
Above is a window of Rhipicephalus sanguineus isolate Rsan-2018 chromosome 3, BIME_Rsan_1.4, whole genome shotgun sequence DNA encoding:
- the LOC119388193 gene encoding protein FAM43A codes for the protein MSSSWPPMFNKFWNKKSVTITEYDPTYKVVYLGNVLTPWAKGEGCVDKPLATLWKNYCTNVKQDIHMKLTVCNSGLKAVTKEHGLTEYWASRITHCTSVSTHPKIFCWIYRHEGRKMKQELRCHAVLCVKEEVARQMTTQLNQKLAAALQEFKREKLSRQKARLSLGSIYEQPAMPRRKQMLSTGSSNFRAPLERSRSAPKLTSIEEDEEDEDFGDEDDLITTGSEHESTSDVVTDADLDSLSDHFMLGVGVRETDSVDSDSVEDMPNPQLRRRPLNSIDETVDEESDNVSDESGYSEEKI